In Halobacteriovorax marinus SJ, the following proteins share a genomic window:
- the msrA gene encoding peptide-methionine (S)-S-oxide reductase MsrA has product MSELSTDYIILAGGCFWGMEQLFRELEGVESTDVGYTGGKLVNPTYKDVKTGETNHAEAIKITFETSKISIDEILHFFFKIHDPTTVNRQGNDIGSQYRSAIFIRSDEQREAALKVIKEVEGLGRFNGDVVTTLEDEREFYLAEDFHQDYLLKNPMGYTCHFIRK; this is encoded by the coding sequence ATGAGTGAGTTAAGTACTGATTATATTATTCTGGCGGGTGGTTGTTTCTGGGGAATGGAGCAATTATTTAGGGAGCTAGAGGGTGTTGAAAGTACAGATGTTGGATACACTGGTGGAAAGCTCGTAAATCCTACTTATAAAGACGTGAAAACAGGTGAGACTAATCACGCAGAGGCCATTAAGATAACTTTTGAAACTTCTAAGATTAGCATTGATGAAATTCTCCATTTCTTTTTCAAAATACACGATCCTACTACAGTTAATAGGCAGGGAAATGATATTGGAAGCCAGTACCGCTCAGCAATTTTCATAAGAAGTGATGAGCAAAGAGAGGCGGCCTTAAAAGTTATTAAGGAAGTCGAAGGTCTTGGGCGCTTTAATGGTGATGTTGTAACTACGCTTGAAGACGAAAGAGAGTTCTACTTGGCCGAAGATTTCCATCAAGATTATCTTTTAAAAAACCCTATGGGCTATACTTGTCACTTTATTAGAAAATAA
- a CDS encoding helix-turn-helix domain-containing protein, giving the protein MHLTKKYKGFILTKKVPYSTFNTDTYNKKDKLDVYKESMGIVFDTEADKEIVSRFEAQIHSFLLSEIMLIDCTTLDQYFERSKSKIAKDGLDHILVQMFISGDTTRELQNDQFNCPRGSLIIIDTSRPWKAFNKQFRNLTLVIPRRLLKGKVPNEDLLHGLILDTQQNPFASLLHSHILSLQANITKITNDFAHSVVSPSVEMVCAAINYNPNNETSHYSPDKNVALIFRIKNYIEENLSNTELSIPLILAEFNLTKSTLYRLFPTQNGGIMRYVKERRLVRAYRSLSIKTNNKTISQISYESGFESESSFTRAFKKFFEQLPRDVQKGANRSIKFDATSPDRIWENWFRAL; this is encoded by the coding sequence ATGCACTTAACTAAGAAGTATAAAGGCTTTATTTTGACCAAGAAAGTTCCCTATTCCACTTTTAATACAGATACTTACAACAAGAAAGATAAGCTTGATGTGTATAAAGAAAGTATGGGAATTGTTTTTGATACAGAAGCAGATAAAGAAATTGTCAGCCGCTTTGAGGCCCAAATTCATAGCTTTCTTTTAAGTGAGATTATGCTCATCGACTGTACGACTCTTGATCAATACTTTGAGCGCAGTAAGTCTAAGATTGCCAAGGATGGACTCGATCATATTCTTGTTCAAATGTTTATTAGCGGAGATACAACAAGAGAATTACAAAATGATCAATTTAATTGTCCTCGCGGCTCTTTAATTATCATTGATACCTCAAGACCTTGGAAAGCATTTAATAAACAATTTAGAAATCTAACTCTCGTGATTCCACGCAGACTTCTTAAAGGCAAGGTTCCAAATGAAGATCTACTGCATGGACTCATTTTAGATACGCAACAAAATCCCTTCGCTTCACTTCTTCACTCACATATCCTCTCCCTGCAAGCGAATATAACAAAAATTACAAATGACTTTGCCCACTCTGTTGTGAGTCCAAGTGTGGAGATGGTCTGTGCGGCGATCAATTATAATCCAAACAATGAAACCTCACACTATAGTCCTGACAAGAATGTTGCCCTCATCTTTAGAATAAAGAATTATATTGAAGAGAATCTCTCTAACACAGAGCTTAGTATTCCTCTCATACTTGCAGAATTTAACTTAACGAAATCGACTCTCTATCGACTCTTTCCAACTCAAAATGGTGGGATTATGAGATATGTAAAGGAGAGAAGATTGGTCCGTGCCTATAGGTCCCTCTCTATTAAAACTAATAATAAAACAATATCTCAGATCTCGTATGAATCTGGCTTTGAGAGTGAATCTAGTTTTACAAGGGCCTTCAAGAAGTTCTTTGAACAATTGCCAAGAGATGTTCAAAAAGGCGCCAATCGATCTATTAAATTTGATGCGACTTCCCCTGATAGAATCTGGGAAAATTGGTTTAGGGCCCTATAA
- a CDS encoding alpha/beta fold hydrolase, producing MNKILLILLGLTLVSCASTNKLKFDSELTGFDYPHEVKTFNFTSQRQNLAMRYMDIGSENEKVAVLLHGKNFSGYYWERVMNELNSKGYRVIVPDQIGFGKSTKPESYQYSFAQLATNTHALLSSLGIKKFTVVGHSMGGMLAVHIATMFKNEVSKLVLVNPIGLETYLDLVEFKDPEFFYGNELKKTVEMFRNYQKKNYYDGDWNETYEELLTPFKGWKNGNDWDLVAWNNALTYSPIFSDDIVEKFSKVSAPIYLINGTRDKTGPGRGWKRPGVTKVMGDYKKLGKAIKKKNRKVKLIELKGLGHMPQFEDYDTFSKVFYPIF from the coding sequence ATGAATAAAATCTTATTAATCCTATTGGGATTAACTCTTGTTTCTTGTGCGAGTACTAATAAATTAAAATTTGATAGTGAGCTAACAGGATTTGATTACCCTCATGAAGTAAAGACATTTAATTTCACTTCTCAAAGACAAAATCTGGCCATGAGATATATGGATATCGGAAGTGAGAATGAAAAGGTTGCAGTCCTTTTACATGGAAAGAATTTCTCTGGTTATTACTGGGAGAGAGTGATGAATGAACTTAATAGTAAGGGATATAGAGTCATCGTTCCTGATCAAATTGGATTTGGTAAAAGTACAAAGCCAGAGAGCTATCAATATTCTTTTGCTCAATTAGCGACTAATACTCACGCACTTTTAAGCTCTCTTGGAATAAAGAAGTTTACTGTTGTTGGTCATTCAATGGGAGGAATGCTCGCTGTTCATATTGCAACAATGTTTAAGAACGAAGTTTCTAAACTAGTACTTGTTAATCCAATTGGTCTTGAAACTTATCTTGATCTTGTTGAGTTTAAAGACCCTGAGTTCTTCTATGGGAATGAGCTTAAGAAAACAGTTGAAATGTTTAGAAACTATCAGAAAAAAAATTACTATGATGGTGACTGGAATGAAACTTATGAAGAGCTTCTTACTCCATTTAAAGGGTGGAAGAATGGTAATGATTGGGATCTTGTAGCGTGGAATAATGCACTTACTTACTCACCAATTTTCTCTGATGATATCGTTGAGAAATTTAGCAAAGTTTCTGCACCTATTTATTTAATCAATGGAACTCGCGATAAGACCGGGCCAGGAAGAGGTTGGAAGAGACCAGGAGTAACTAAAGTCATGGGTGATTACAAGAAGCTTGGTAAGGCAATTAAGAAGAAAAATAGAAAAGTTAAATTAATTGAGCTAAAGGGCTTAGGACATATGCCGCAGTTTGAAGACTACGACACATTCTCTAAAGTTTTCTATCCAATTTTTTAA
- a CDS encoding META domain-containing protein — translation MKVILILLSLQLVACSGLKKVTQPSILGNWKVTDIQNVTLISDANANLNFKLEDSLAGSSSCNSYFGKYKVDGEVLSISQTGSTKKLCFGKLNNYEFLFFQSLPLVNRYEIRGNNLSLLAKDGKVIFKAIRD, via the coding sequence ATGAAAGTTATTTTAATTCTACTCTCCCTGCAATTAGTCGCGTGTAGTGGCCTAAAGAAAGTTACCCAACCAAGTATTCTAGGGAATTGGAAAGTTACAGACATTCAAAATGTCACACTTATAAGTGATGCCAATGCCAACTTAAATTTCAAATTAGAAGATAGCCTGGCAGGAAGTTCAAGCTGTAATAGTTATTTTGGAAAGTATAAAGTCGATGGAGAAGTTTTATCTATTTCGCAAACTGGTTCGACTAAGAAATTATGTTTTGGAAAATTGAATAACTATGAGTTTCTTTTTTTCCAGTCTCTACCACTTGTAAACCGCTATGAGATCAGAGGAAATAACCTCTCCCTCTTAGCAAAAGATGGAAAGGTTATTTTTAAAGCTATTCGTGATTAA